The Salinispora tropica CNB-440 genome has a window encoding:
- a CDS encoding DUF2267 domain-containing protein, whose translation MAEQLQSAIDASTEKTNLILQDIEEAVGWPKGQRNQSYCALRTMLHLLRDRLPVQESVEFAAQLPLVVRGIYFDGWQPMDVPVKLNRDDFLLEFRKQFTYDLQGDAAHLVQVVLDVLRRHVSSGQWDDVKDNMPKDLAQMMP comes from the coding sequence ATGGCTGAGCAGCTTCAGTCCGCAATCGACGCGTCCACGGAGAAGACAAACCTGATTCTCCAGGACATCGAGGAGGCCGTCGGTTGGCCGAAGGGACAGCGGAACCAGTCCTACTGCGCGCTGCGGACGATGCTGCACCTGCTACGCGATCGGTTGCCGGTGCAGGAGAGCGTGGAGTTCGCCGCGCAGCTGCCGTTGGTGGTCCGCGGCATCTACTTCGACGGCTGGCAGCCGATGGACGTTCCGGTCAAGCTGAACCGAGACGACTTCCTCCTCGAGTTCCGGAAGCAGTTCACCTATGACCTTCAGGGCGATGCTGCGCACCTGGTGCAGGTGGTGCTCGACGTCCTGCGCCGGCATGTGAGCTCGGGGCAGTGGGACGATGTGAAGGACAACATGCCCAAGGACCTGGCCCAGATGATGCCCTGA